One genomic segment of Mycolicibacterium chubuense NBB4 includes these proteins:
- a CDS encoding LLM class flavin-dependent oxidoreductase — translation MRVQPAAFLRTTLPLDLSHLDQLDSGRYHSIWLPDHMVSFWPDSIWTPEFTDLATVSPSPHRHLDGMAVAAAAAVLTTNVPLVTSVVDTVRRHPSSLAQSALTLDHLAEGRFILGLGSGESENITPYGFDFSRPVSRFEEALQVIRLLWESEGPVDFDGRFFRLRHARLDTEPFGGSYPRIWVGASGPRSLDIAGRYADGWWPAGAWTPEDYAEKLSVVRTSADRAGRDPQAITPCFIQVCLMGRDDAALAEILEAPLVKSFLLQVPAPLLSGLGFEHPMGDDWAGFHDIDPASLTRERIAEFLDRVQPEMLLAVVPHGTPKQVARIIADYVDAGLRVPKILDYGAMAGLAYTAASADNVRAAEDELMRLCEGVR, via the coding sequence ATGAGAGTCCAGCCGGCGGCGTTCCTGCGGACCACGCTGCCGCTGGACCTGAGTCATCTCGACCAGCTCGACAGCGGCCGCTACCACTCGATCTGGCTGCCCGACCACATGGTCAGCTTCTGGCCCGATTCGATCTGGACTCCCGAATTCACCGACCTGGCAACGGTATCGCCATCACCCCACCGCCACCTCGACGGGATGGCGGTGGCCGCGGCGGCCGCCGTGCTGACGACGAACGTGCCGCTGGTGACGAGCGTGGTGGACACGGTGCGCCGGCATCCCTCGTCGCTGGCGCAGAGCGCGCTGACCCTCGACCACCTCGCCGAGGGGCGCTTCATCCTGGGGCTGGGCAGCGGCGAGAGCGAGAACATCACGCCCTACGGCTTCGACTTCAGCAGGCCCGTCAGCCGGTTCGAAGAAGCCCTACAGGTCATCCGATTGCTTTGGGAGAGCGAAGGACCCGTCGACTTCGACGGCCGGTTCTTCCGGCTGCGCCATGCCCGTCTGGACACCGAACCGTTTGGCGGCTCCTACCCGCGGATCTGGGTCGGCGCGAGCGGGCCCCGATCGCTGGACATCGCGGGACGTTACGCCGACGGATGGTGGCCCGCGGGCGCGTGGACTCCGGAGGACTACGCCGAGAAGCTCTCCGTCGTGCGGACGTCCGCCGACCGTGCGGGGCGGGATCCGCAGGCGATCACGCCGTGCTTCATCCAGGTGTGCCTGATGGGGCGCGACGACGCCGCGCTCGCCGAGATTCTGGAGGCTCCGCTGGTGAAGTCCTTCCTGCTCCAGGTGCCCGCCCCGCTGCTGAGCGGACTGGGATTCGAGCACCCGATGGGTGACGACTGGGCGGGCTTCCACGACATCGACCCGGCGTCGCTCACGCGAGAGCGCATCGCCGAGTTCCTCGATCGGGTGCAACCGGAGATGCTGTTGGCGGTGGTCCCGCACGGAACACCCAAGCAGGTCGCGCGCATCATCGCCGACTATGTCGACGCAGGGCTGCGCGTTCCGAAGATCCTCGATTACGGCGCGATGGCCGGTCTCGCGTACACCGCGGCTTCGGCCGACAACGTCCGCGCCGCAGAGGATGAGCTCATGCGACTCTGTGAAGGCGTGCGATGA